A single genomic interval of Phycisphaeraceae bacterium harbors:
- a CDS encoding tRNA-dihydrouridine synthase: protein MVQIGNLTLDAPFFQAGLAGYSDAAMRLIARRHGAPYAVTEAMLDMFLINGGKGLAAAELDDEDHPIAGQLMGSHPREIAQGAQVLVKLGYDVIDVNLACPVKKIRRKARGGHLLQEPDEAGAILDAVRQAVDPKIPCTVKLRRGTDDSAEAEANFHRIFEAVIRTGYAAATVHGRTVEQKYLGPSRWEFLADLTKRYAGCGVRMFGSGDIWNAADIFRMIRQTGVSAVSVARGCIGNPWIFTQARTLMAESAAGIESDTVIPPTIAQQRAVLLEHFDLSMNLHGERSASMMMRKFGIKFSRHHPQGPQVSKAFIAVRNVAEWRAVIDTFYAGDGVGVLSDAAADGDRDGQGQTVDCEMTAGGS, encoded by the coding sequence ATGGTTCAGATCGGCAACCTCACGCTTGACGCCCCGTTTTTTCAAGCTGGGCTGGCGGGCTATTCGGATGCGGCGATGCGGCTGATCGCGCGGCGCCACGGCGCGCCGTATGCCGTCACCGAAGCGATGCTCGACATGTTTTTGATTAACGGAGGCAAGGGACTGGCTGCCGCTGAGCTTGACGACGAGGACCATCCGATCGCCGGTCAGTTGATGGGGTCGCATCCGCGTGAGATCGCCCAGGGGGCGCAGGTGCTGGTGAAGCTGGGCTATGACGTGATCGATGTCAATCTCGCCTGTCCGGTGAAGAAGATTCGTCGCAAGGCTCGGGGCGGTCATCTGCTCCAGGAGCCGGATGAGGCAGGTGCGATACTGGATGCCGTGCGTCAGGCGGTTGATCCGAAGATTCCCTGCACGGTGAAATTGCGTCGCGGCACGGATGACAGCGCCGAGGCTGAGGCGAACTTTCATCGCATCTTCGAGGCGGTAATCCGTACCGGCTACGCGGCGGCGACCGTGCATGGCCGGACGGTCGAACAGAAATATCTGGGTCCGTCCCGGTGGGAGTTTCTGGCTGACCTGACGAAGCGTTACGCCGGCTGCGGTGTGCGGATGTTTGGCTCCGGCGACATCTGGAACGCCGCCGACATCTTCCGCATGATCCGTCAGACGGGCGTCAGTGCGGTGAGTGTGGCTCGCGGCTGCATCGGCAACCCGTGGATCTTCACGCAGGCCCGCACTCTGATGGCGGAAAGTGCCGCCGGGATAGAGAGCGACACCGTGATCCCGCCGACGATCGCGCAGCAGCGGGCTGTGCTGCTGGAGCACTTCGACCTGTCCATGAATCTCCACGGCGAACGCAGCGCGAGCATGATGATGAGGAAGTTCGGCATCAAGTTTTCCAGACACCATCCGCAGGGGCCGCAAGTCTCCAAGGCTTTTATCGCCGTCAGAAATGTCGCGGAATGGCGGGCGGTGATCGACACTTTCTATGCGGGTGACGGAGTGGGCGTGCTCAGCGATGCGGCGGCCGATGGCGACCGCGACGGTCAAGGTCAAACCGTTGACTGCGAAATGACAGCGGGTGGAAGCTGA